A genomic stretch from Megachile rotundata isolate GNS110a chromosome 1, iyMegRotu1, whole genome shotgun sequence includes:
- the LOC100875817 gene encoding dihydrolipoyl dehydrogenase, mitochondrial, giving the protein MMQATFWNLVTTSIRPTCVKRVVPGLTAAQQRMYSSTIDADLVVIGGGPGGYVASIKAAQLGMKTVCVEKDETLGGTCLNVGCIPSKSLLNNSHYYHMVHSGDLKNRGVLVDNLRLDLDKLMEQKRNVVKALTGGIAGLFKKNKVEWVKGHGKITGPNQVTALKPDGSAASTINTKNIIIATGSEVTPFPGIELDEQQFVSSTGALSLSQVPKRLVVIGAGVIGLELGSVWQRLGSQVTTVEFTPTIGGVGIDGEVSQSLQKILSKQGLSFKLGTKVTGAKKTGSEIVVSVEDAKDPSKKEDMACDVLLVCVGRRPYTANLGLEDMGIERDEKGRIPVNNRFQTVVPSIYAIGDCIHGPMLAHKAEEEGIITVEGIAGGAVHIDYNCVPSVIYTHPEVGWVGKTEEDLKREGIAYKVGKFPYLANSRAKTNLETEGFVKVLADSSTDRVLGVHMIGSVAGELINEAVLAMEYGASAEDVARTCHAHPTCAEALKEAHLAAYFGKPINF; this is encoded by the exons ATGATGCAAGCTaccttttggaatttggtgactaCCTCGATCAGG ccaACATGTGTCAAGCGTGTTGTACCTGGCTTGACAGCTGCACAACAACGTATGTACTCCAGCACCATAGATGCAGACCTTGTAGTAATCGGAGGTGGACCTGGTGGTTACGTAGCATCGATTAAAGCTGCACAGTTGGGAATGAAAACTGTTTGCGTGGAGAAAGATGAAACACTGGGTGGCACTTGTCTTAATGTTGGATGCATTCCTTCAAAGTCTTTATTAAAcaactcccattattatcataTGGTACATAGCGGAGACTTAAAAAACCGTGGTGTTCTGG ttgATAATCTTAGGCTAGATCTTGACAAGCTGATGGAACAAAAACGCAACGTAGTAAAGGCTTTAACGGGTGGTATTGCCGGATTATTTAAAAAGAACAAAGTTGAATGGGTTAAGGGTCATGGAAAAATTACTGGTCCAAATCAAGTAACCGCGCTTAAACCTGATGGTTCAGCTGCAAGCACGATTAACACTAAAAACATTATAATTGCAACGGGCAGTGAAGTCACACCATTTCCTGGCATAGAGTTAGATGAACAACAGTTTGTCTCTTCGACTGGTGCTTTATCCTTAAGCCAAGTGCCTAAAAGACTCGTTGTCATTGGTGCTGGAGTTATTGGATTGGAATTAGGTTCAGTTTGGCAAAG GTTGGGTTCACAAGTAACGACAGTTGAATTCACTCCAACGATCGGTGGGGTAGGAATCGACGGCGAAGTTAGTCAATCgttacaaaaaattttaagtaaacAGGGCTTAAGTTTTAAATTAGGAACTAAAGTTACCGGTGCAAAAAAAACAGGCAGTGAAATTGTGGTATCCGTTGAGGATGCAAAAGATCCTAGTAAAAAGGAGGATATGGCGTGTGATGTACTTTTAGTTTGCGTTGGTAGGAGGCCATACACAGCAAATTTAGGACTGGAAGATATGGGAATCGAAAGGGATGAGAAGGGCAGGATACCTGTAAATAACAGATTCCAAACAGTGGTACCTTC aaTTTATGCTATTGGAGATTGCATTCACGGGCCGATGTTAGCTCACAAGGCAGAGGAAGAAGGTATTATAACGGTTGAAGGCATCGCTGGAG GTGCTGTACATATCGATTACAATTGCGTACCCAGTGTAATATACACGCATCCCGAAGTTGGCTGGGTGGGCAAAACGGAAGAGGACTTAAAGAGGGAAGGCATCGCGTATAAAGTAGGAAAATTCCCGTATCTGGCCAATTCTAGAGCAAAAACAAACCTTGAGACGGAAGGTTTCGTTAAAGTTTTAGCCGACAGTAGTACAGATAGAGTATTGGGAGTACACATGATTGGTTCAGTGGCTGGTGAACTTATTAACGAAGCAGTTCTCGCCATGGAATACGGAGCAAGTGCGGAAGACGTTGCTAGGACATGTCACGCACATccg ACATGTGCCGAAGCTCTGAAGGAAGCTCATCTAGCTGCATATTTTGGAAAGCCCATTAACttttaa